A single Mytilus trossulus isolate FHL-02 chromosome 12, PNRI_Mtr1.1.1.hap1, whole genome shotgun sequence DNA region contains:
- the LOC134693643 gene encoding activated Cdc42 kinase-like isoform X16, which produces MTTEKSLLEFMEEAELDHYYQALKDQLKIKAIHQLKYVEEEDLNDIGMTKPEMRRLKKMYKKEFPAGALGKLKKAILTRSGGDIGRSLSPSPPEQRSPRPSSYIRPPSKQIIPANSIQINKTLGEGEFGIVQQGLWTTETGEKVQVAIKCLTKEKMHTGTTEFLKEANIMQNVDHENIVRMYGVVLDKDDSLMLVTELAPMRSLLECLKEQSLRTDFPLPRLCDFAQEICDGMSYLESKRLIHRDLAARNILVFSKSKVKISDFGLSRALGIGKDYYQSNFSLNLKLPIAWCAPECINYLKFTSSSDIWAFGVTLWEIFTYGFQPWAGLTGQQILESIDAPNCQRLERPDLCPKEYYQIMTKCWEHDPERRPLFSELFVMLPQMRPTQVKAMKDFPEVVVPKDFLYYKSYDVIYVLDKNPEDCPKSGFWKGVLGNGKCGYFDPANVMPIIEHKNSPSVSKSISRKESKRENGDAKIKLSRKESDKKEKSPKKGGKKESNRKSLRRFNAEMISGPQNDLRHTGHIGYDGAIFGDVGFIGDNYDKLPVKVASTGKEGESRISTVSLNRDENGHNMNGSLGTNGHSWISQESIDSQFVTRTDEVDSGDFQYQDIDDDSIFADFKMPDISSSFDFGPSFMDEVLKAINDKEAKLANSSSNDSSATTTPQHESPPKLMTNGRGSKSPPPPLPVQPPRLEPRNKEPPKPEPRKQAKVKPMSASDEKMIDDAIAMANELSSRSHMSSSQEPSSPDKYQSDSESDSGSPQNGSRFKFSFKRSPKLDRQRTFSEEIKNKSDQVESVPPGAMEAYNQLVMRGSVKEKSGTSYSSEEREVTPPKREVTPVKRELTPVRRDITPAKREIIPAKREITPAKREITPAKREITPAKREITPIEREVTPERRDATPVHQDSSYGVPLAMIDDFDLETPEMNFNQFTEMSYHQKPVPKPRPDSKRSDIPIPAPKPRPEIIQRVEPVPRPQKPPPEIPQEYDLKVKLPEDEYRPKILDTSSEQTSECDSEDIKNNVEVLRIDEPDSDNVHTDSGTESVNSATEVNRQDDSRRDSYNKSSSLFVGEDFSEPSPREIMNKLARESRIRRSLDHQRGVISGSEEGPSRNIREPQGIPGKGAMSSSTGGDEDVETNPLRMLRGGAIPIRGGRVGQGRRTARK; this is translated from the exons gcAATTTTAACTCGATCAGGTGGAGACATCGGACGATCATTGAGTCCGTCACCTCCAGAACAAAGATCTCCACGACCTTCATCCTACATCAGACCTCCTAGTAAACAAATCATACCCGCCAATTCAATCCAAATCAATAAAACTCTTGGAGAAGGGGAGTTTGGTATTGTACAGCAAGGGTTATGGACTACAGAGACAGGAGAAAAA gtcCAAGTTGCAATAAAATGCCTTACAAAAGAAAAGATGCACACAGGAACGACAGAATTTTTAAAGGAGGCTAATATTATGCAGAATGTTGACCATGAAAATATTGTGAGAATGTATGGTGTTGTATTAGATAAAGACGATTCCTTAATGTTG GTAACAGAACTAGCTCCAATGAGATCATTATTAGAGTGCCTAAAAGAACAATCATTACGAACTGACTTTCCTTTACCAAGACTTTGTGATTTTGCTCAAGAAATTTGTGATGGAATGAGTTATTTAGAAAGTAAACGTTTAATTCATAGGGATTTAGCTGCAAGAAATATATTGGTGTTTAGTAAATCTAAG GTAAAAATAAGTGACTTTGGATTATCTCGAGCTTTAGGTATCGGTAAAGATTACTATCAGAGTAATTTTAGTCTAAACCTAAAATTGCCTATAGCTTG gtGTGCACCAGAgtgtataaattatttaaaattcacCTCATCCAGTGATATTTGGGCATTTGGTGTTACGTTATGGGAAATATTTACATACGGGTTCCAGCCATGGGCAGGATTAACTGGTCAACAA ATATTAGAATCAATAGATGCACCAAACTGCCAAAGACTAGAGAGACCAGATTTATGTCCTAAAGAATACTACCAGATAATGACCAAATGTTGGGAACATGATCCAGAGAGACGTCCATTGTTTAGTGAATTATTTGTAATGTTACCTCAG ATGAGACCTACCCAAGTCAAAGCTATGAAAGATTTCCCAGAAGTCGTTGTACCTAAAGATTTCCTGTATTATAAATCATATGATGTCATATATGTTTTAGATAAAAA CCCAGAAGATTGTCCGAAGTCAGGGTTTTGGAAGGGTGTACTAGGGAATGGTAAATGTGGATATTTTGATCCAGCTAATGTCATGCCAATAATTGAACACAAGAATAGTCCTAGTGTGTCTAAAAGTATCAGTAGAAAAG AATCAAAACGGGAAAATGGTGatgcaaaaataaaactatCACGTAAAG AATCAGACAAGAAAGAAAAATCACCCAAAAAGGGTGGTAAGAAAG AATCAAACAGGAAGTCATTAAGGCGGTTCAACGCTGAGATGATCAGTGGTCCACAGAATGATCTTCGCCACACAGGGCATATTGGTTACGATGGTGCTATTTTCGGTGATGTTGGTTTCATTGGTGATAATTACGACAAACTGCCGGTCAAAGTTGCTAGTACAG GGAAAGAGGGTGAAAGTAGGATATCAACTGTGAGTCTTAATCGAGATGAGAATGGACATAATATGAATGGATCTCTGGGTACAAATGGTCACTCCTGGATAAGTCAGGAATCTATAGATAGTCAATTTGTAACAAGGACAGACGAGGTTGACAGTGGAGATTTCCAGTATCAAGATATAGACGATGATTCTATATTTGCTGACTTCAAAATGCCTGACATTTCG AGTTCTTTTGATTTCGGACCATCATTTATGGATGAAGTATTGAAAGCAATAAACGACAAAGAGGCAAAGTTGGCAAACTCATCATCCAATGATTCATCAGCAACCACAACACCTCAACATGAATCACCTCCTAAACTGATGACCAATGGGAGAGGATCAAAATCACCACCACCACCACTTCCTGTTCAGCCACCTAGACTA GAACCCAGAAATAAGGAGCCCCCCAAACCAGAACCACGAAAACAAGCTAAGGTCAAACCAATGTCAGCATCAGATGAAAAAATGATAGATGACGCTATTGCCATGGCAAATGAATTAAGTTCTCGTTCTCATATGTCATCATCACAAGAACCTTCATCACCAGATAAATATCAGTCAGATTCAGAAAGTGATTCAGGGTCACCACAGAATGGATCAAGATTCAAATTCTCATTTAAACGTAGTCCTAAACTTGATCGTCAAAGGACTTTCTCTGAagagataaaaaataaatcagatCAAGTAGAAAGTGTTCCTCCTGGAGCAATGGAGGCTTATAACCAGTTAGTTATGAGAGGTTCTGTGAAGGAAAAATCTGGTACTTCATACTCCTCTGAAGAAAGGGAAGTTACTCCACCTAAAAGAGAGGTTACCCCTGTCAAAAGGGAGTTAACTCCAGTAAGAAGAGATATAACTCCTGCAAAAAGAGAAATAATTCCTGCAAAAAGAGAAATTACTCCTGCAAAAAGAGAAATTACTCCTGCAAAAAGAGAAATTACTCCTgcaaaaagggaaataactccaattgaaagaGAGGTTACACCAGAAAGAAGGGATGCTACTCCTGTGCATCAAGATAGTTCATATGGAGTGCCTCTTGCAATGATAGATGACTTTGATTTAGAAACAcctgaaatgaattttaatcaatttacaGAGATGAGTTATCATCAGAAACCAGTTCCAAAACCACGGCCTGACAGCAAACGATCTGATATACCAATTCCTGCTCCAAAACCTAGACCAGAAATTATACAGAGAGTTGAGCCTGTGCCTCGTCCACAAAAACCACCACCAGAAATTCCTCAGGAATATGATCTTAAAGTGAAACTACCGGAAGATGAATATAGACCTAAAATATTAGACACTTCTAGTGAACAAACATCAGAGTGTGACTCTGAAGACATTAAAAACAATGTAGAAGTGTTAAGGATTGATGAACCTGATTCAGACAATGTTCATACTGATTCTGGTACTGAGTCAGTCAATAGTGCTACAGAAGTGAATCGTCAAGATGATTCACGTCGGGATTCTTATAATAAATCTTCTAGTCTTTTTGTAGGGGAGGACTTTTCTGAACCATCCCCTCGTGAAATCATGAACAAACTTGCAAGAGAGAGTAGAATACGACGCTCCCTTGATCATCAAAGAGGAGTAATCAGCGGTAGTGAGGAAGGACCTTCTCGTAATATTCGTGAACCACAAGGTATTCCTGGTAAAGGAGCTATGTCCTCATCCACTGGTGGGGATGAAGACGTGGAAACAAACCCTTTAAGAATGTTAAGAGGTGGTGCTATCCCCATACGTGGAGGTCGTGTTGGTCAAG
- the LOC134693643 gene encoding activated Cdc42 kinase-like isoform X18, whose protein sequence is MTTEKSLLEFMEEAELDHYYQALKDQLKIKAIHQLKYVEEEDLNDIGMTKPEMRRLKKMYKKEFPAGALGKLKKAILTRSGGDIGRSLSPSPPEQRSPRPSSYIRPPSKQIIPANSIQINKTLGEGEFGIVQQGLWTTETGEKVQVAIKCLTKEKMHTGTTEFLKEANIMQNVDHENIVRMYGVVLDKDDSLMLVTELAPMRSLLECLKEQSLRTDFPLPRLCDFAQEICDGMSYLESKRLIHRDLAARNILVFSKSKVKISDFGLSRALGIGKDYYQSNFSLNLKLPIAWCAPECINYLKFTSSSDIWAFGVTLWEIFTYGFQPWAGLTGQQILESIDAPNCQRLERPDLCPKEYYQIMTKCWEHDPERRPLFSELFVMLPQMRPTQVKAMKDFPEVVVPKDFLYYKSYDVIYVLDKNPEDCPKSGFWKGVLGNGKCGYFDPANVMPIIEHKNSPSVSKSISRKESDKKEKSPKKGGKKESNRKSLRRFNAEMISGPQNDLRHTGHIGYDGAIFGDVGFIGDNYDKLPVKVASTGKEGESRISTVSLNRDENGHNMNGSLGTNGHSWISQESIDSQFVTRTDEVDSGDFQYQDIDDDSIFADFKMPDISSSFDFGPSFMDEVLKAINDKEAKLANSSSNDSSATTTPQHESPPKLMTNGRGSKSPPPPLPVQPPRLEPRNKEPPKPEPRKQAKVKPMSASDEKMIDDAIAMANELSSRSHMSSSQEPSSPDKYQSDSESDSGSPQNGSRFKFSFKRSPKLDRQRTFSEEIKNKSDQVESVPPGAMEAYNQLVMRGSVKEKSGTSYSSEEREVTPPKREVTPVKRELTPVRRDITPAKREIIPAKREITPAKREITPAKREITPAKREITPIEREVTPERRDATPVHQDSSYGVPLAMIDDFDLETPEMNFNQFTEMSYHQKPVPKPRPDSKRSDIPIPAPKPRPEIIQRVEPVPRPQKPPPEIPQEYDLKVKLPEDEYRPKILDTSSEQTSECDSEDIKNNVEVLRIDEPDSDNVHTDSGTESVNSATEVNRQDDSRRDSYNKSSSLFVGEDFSEPSPREIMNKLARESRIRRSLDHQRGVISGSEEGPSRNIREPQGIPGKGAMSSSTGGDEDVETNPLRMLRGGAIPIRGGRVGQGRRTARK, encoded by the exons gcAATTTTAACTCGATCAGGTGGAGACATCGGACGATCATTGAGTCCGTCACCTCCAGAACAAAGATCTCCACGACCTTCATCCTACATCAGACCTCCTAGTAAACAAATCATACCCGCCAATTCAATCCAAATCAATAAAACTCTTGGAGAAGGGGAGTTTGGTATTGTACAGCAAGGGTTATGGACTACAGAGACAGGAGAAAAA gtcCAAGTTGCAATAAAATGCCTTACAAAAGAAAAGATGCACACAGGAACGACAGAATTTTTAAAGGAGGCTAATATTATGCAGAATGTTGACCATGAAAATATTGTGAGAATGTATGGTGTTGTATTAGATAAAGACGATTCCTTAATGTTG GTAACAGAACTAGCTCCAATGAGATCATTATTAGAGTGCCTAAAAGAACAATCATTACGAACTGACTTTCCTTTACCAAGACTTTGTGATTTTGCTCAAGAAATTTGTGATGGAATGAGTTATTTAGAAAGTAAACGTTTAATTCATAGGGATTTAGCTGCAAGAAATATATTGGTGTTTAGTAAATCTAAG GTAAAAATAAGTGACTTTGGATTATCTCGAGCTTTAGGTATCGGTAAAGATTACTATCAGAGTAATTTTAGTCTAAACCTAAAATTGCCTATAGCTTG gtGTGCACCAGAgtgtataaattatttaaaattcacCTCATCCAGTGATATTTGGGCATTTGGTGTTACGTTATGGGAAATATTTACATACGGGTTCCAGCCATGGGCAGGATTAACTGGTCAACAA ATATTAGAATCAATAGATGCACCAAACTGCCAAAGACTAGAGAGACCAGATTTATGTCCTAAAGAATACTACCAGATAATGACCAAATGTTGGGAACATGATCCAGAGAGACGTCCATTGTTTAGTGAATTATTTGTAATGTTACCTCAG ATGAGACCTACCCAAGTCAAAGCTATGAAAGATTTCCCAGAAGTCGTTGTACCTAAAGATTTCCTGTATTATAAATCATATGATGTCATATATGTTTTAGATAAAAA CCCAGAAGATTGTCCGAAGTCAGGGTTTTGGAAGGGTGTACTAGGGAATGGTAAATGTGGATATTTTGATCCAGCTAATGTCATGCCAATAATTGAACACAAGAATAGTCCTAGTGTGTCTAAAAGTATCAGTAGAAAAG AATCAGACAAGAAAGAAAAATCACCCAAAAAGGGTGGTAAGAAAG AATCAAACAGGAAGTCATTAAGGCGGTTCAACGCTGAGATGATCAGTGGTCCACAGAATGATCTTCGCCACACAGGGCATATTGGTTACGATGGTGCTATTTTCGGTGATGTTGGTTTCATTGGTGATAATTACGACAAACTGCCGGTCAAAGTTGCTAGTACAG GGAAAGAGGGTGAAAGTAGGATATCAACTGTGAGTCTTAATCGAGATGAGAATGGACATAATATGAATGGATCTCTGGGTACAAATGGTCACTCCTGGATAAGTCAGGAATCTATAGATAGTCAATTTGTAACAAGGACAGACGAGGTTGACAGTGGAGATTTCCAGTATCAAGATATAGACGATGATTCTATATTTGCTGACTTCAAAATGCCTGACATTTCG AGTTCTTTTGATTTCGGACCATCATTTATGGATGAAGTATTGAAAGCAATAAACGACAAAGAGGCAAAGTTGGCAAACTCATCATCCAATGATTCATCAGCAACCACAACACCTCAACATGAATCACCTCCTAAACTGATGACCAATGGGAGAGGATCAAAATCACCACCACCACCACTTCCTGTTCAGCCACCTAGACTA GAACCCAGAAATAAGGAGCCCCCCAAACCAGAACCACGAAAACAAGCTAAGGTCAAACCAATGTCAGCATCAGATGAAAAAATGATAGATGACGCTATTGCCATGGCAAATGAATTAAGTTCTCGTTCTCATATGTCATCATCACAAGAACCTTCATCACCAGATAAATATCAGTCAGATTCAGAAAGTGATTCAGGGTCACCACAGAATGGATCAAGATTCAAATTCTCATTTAAACGTAGTCCTAAACTTGATCGTCAAAGGACTTTCTCTGAagagataaaaaataaatcagatCAAGTAGAAAGTGTTCCTCCTGGAGCAATGGAGGCTTATAACCAGTTAGTTATGAGAGGTTCTGTGAAGGAAAAATCTGGTACTTCATACTCCTCTGAAGAAAGGGAAGTTACTCCACCTAAAAGAGAGGTTACCCCTGTCAAAAGGGAGTTAACTCCAGTAAGAAGAGATATAACTCCTGCAAAAAGAGAAATAATTCCTGCAAAAAGAGAAATTACTCCTGCAAAAAGAGAAATTACTCCTGCAAAAAGAGAAATTACTCCTgcaaaaagggaaataactccaattgaaagaGAGGTTACACCAGAAAGAAGGGATGCTACTCCTGTGCATCAAGATAGTTCATATGGAGTGCCTCTTGCAATGATAGATGACTTTGATTTAGAAACAcctgaaatgaattttaatcaatttacaGAGATGAGTTATCATCAGAAACCAGTTCCAAAACCACGGCCTGACAGCAAACGATCTGATATACCAATTCCTGCTCCAAAACCTAGACCAGAAATTATACAGAGAGTTGAGCCTGTGCCTCGTCCACAAAAACCACCACCAGAAATTCCTCAGGAATATGATCTTAAAGTGAAACTACCGGAAGATGAATATAGACCTAAAATATTAGACACTTCTAGTGAACAAACATCAGAGTGTGACTCTGAAGACATTAAAAACAATGTAGAAGTGTTAAGGATTGATGAACCTGATTCAGACAATGTTCATACTGATTCTGGTACTGAGTCAGTCAATAGTGCTACAGAAGTGAATCGTCAAGATGATTCACGTCGGGATTCTTATAATAAATCTTCTAGTCTTTTTGTAGGGGAGGACTTTTCTGAACCATCCCCTCGTGAAATCATGAACAAACTTGCAAGAGAGAGTAGAATACGACGCTCCCTTGATCATCAAAGAGGAGTAATCAGCGGTAGTGAGGAAGGACCTTCTCGTAATATTCGTGAACCACAAGGTATTCCTGGTAAAGGAGCTATGTCCTCATCCACTGGTGGGGATGAAGACGTGGAAACAAACCCTTTAAGAATGTTAAGAGGTGGTGCTATCCCCATACGTGGAGGTCGTGTTGGTCAAG
- the LOC134693643 gene encoding activated Cdc42 kinase-like isoform X7: protein MTTEKSLLEFMEEAELDHYYQALKDQLKIKAIHQLKYVEEEDLNDIGMTKPEMRRLKKMYKKEFPAGALGKLKKAILTRSGGDIGRSLSPSPPEQRSPRPSSYIRPPSKQIIPANSIQINKTLGEGEFGIVQQGLWTTETGEKVQVAIKCLTKEKMHTGTTEFLKEANIMQNVDHENIVRMYGVVLDKDDSLMLVTELAPMRSLLECLKEQSLRTDFPLPRLCDFAQEICDGMSYLESKRLIHRDLAARNILVFSKSKVKISDFGLSRALGIGKDYYQSNFSLNLKLPIAWCAPECINYLKFTSSSDIWAFGVTLWEIFTYGFQPWAGLTGQQILESIDAPNCQRLERPDLCPKEYYQIMTKCWEHDPERRPLFSELFVMLPQMRPTQVKAMKDFPEVVVPKDFLYYKSYDVIYVLDKNPEDCPKSGFWKGVLGNGKCGYFDPANVMPIIEHKNSPSVSKSISRKDSKRENQESNTPKIKLSRKDSKKEKELDTPKVKLSRKDSKKEKADSDQPMVKLVRKESDKKEKSPKKGGKKESNRKSLRRFNAEMISGPQNDLRHTGHIGYDGAIFGDVGFIGDNYDKLPVKVASTGKEGESRISTVSLNRDENGHNMNGSLGTNGHSWISQESIDSQFVTRTDEVDSGDFQYQDIDDDSIFADFKMPDISSSFDFGPSFMDEVLKAINDKEAKLANSSSNDSSATTTPQHESPPKLMTNGRGSKSPPPPLPVQPPRLEPRNKEPPKPEPRKQAKVKPMSASDEKMIDDAIAMANELSSRSHMSSSQEPSSPDKYQSDSESDSGSPQNGSRFKFSFKRSPKLDRQRTFSEEIKNKSDQVESVPPGAMEAYNQLVMRGSVKEKSGTSYSSEEREVTPPKREVTPVKRELTPVRRDITPAKREIIPAKREITPAKREITPAKREITPAKREITPIEREVTPERRDATPVHQDSSYGVPLAMIDDFDLETPEMNFNQFTEMSYHQKPVPKPRPDSKRSDIPIPAPKPRPEIIQRVEPVPRPQKPPPEIPQEYDLKVKLPEDEYRPKILDTSSEQTSECDSEDIKNNVEVLRIDEPDSDNVHTDSGTESVNSATEVNRQDDSRRDSYNKSSSLFVGEDFSEPSPREIMNKLARESRIRRSLDHQRGVISGSEEGPSRNIREPQGIPGKGAMSSSTGGDEDVETNPLRMLRGGAIPIRGGRVGQGRRTARK from the exons gcAATTTTAACTCGATCAGGTGGAGACATCGGACGATCATTGAGTCCGTCACCTCCAGAACAAAGATCTCCACGACCTTCATCCTACATCAGACCTCCTAGTAAACAAATCATACCCGCCAATTCAATCCAAATCAATAAAACTCTTGGAGAAGGGGAGTTTGGTATTGTACAGCAAGGGTTATGGACTACAGAGACAGGAGAAAAA gtcCAAGTTGCAATAAAATGCCTTACAAAAGAAAAGATGCACACAGGAACGACAGAATTTTTAAAGGAGGCTAATATTATGCAGAATGTTGACCATGAAAATATTGTGAGAATGTATGGTGTTGTATTAGATAAAGACGATTCCTTAATGTTG GTAACAGAACTAGCTCCAATGAGATCATTATTAGAGTGCCTAAAAGAACAATCATTACGAACTGACTTTCCTTTACCAAGACTTTGTGATTTTGCTCAAGAAATTTGTGATGGAATGAGTTATTTAGAAAGTAAACGTTTAATTCATAGGGATTTAGCTGCAAGAAATATATTGGTGTTTAGTAAATCTAAG GTAAAAATAAGTGACTTTGGATTATCTCGAGCTTTAGGTATCGGTAAAGATTACTATCAGAGTAATTTTAGTCTAAACCTAAAATTGCCTATAGCTTG gtGTGCACCAGAgtgtataaattatttaaaattcacCTCATCCAGTGATATTTGGGCATTTGGTGTTACGTTATGGGAAATATTTACATACGGGTTCCAGCCATGGGCAGGATTAACTGGTCAACAA ATATTAGAATCAATAGATGCACCAAACTGCCAAAGACTAGAGAGACCAGATTTATGTCCTAAAGAATACTACCAGATAATGACCAAATGTTGGGAACATGATCCAGAGAGACGTCCATTGTTTAGTGAATTATTTGTAATGTTACCTCAG ATGAGACCTACCCAAGTCAAAGCTATGAAAGATTTCCCAGAAGTCGTTGTACCTAAAGATTTCCTGTATTATAAATCATATGATGTCATATATGTTTTAGATAAAAA CCCAGAAGATTGTCCGAAGTCAGGGTTTTGGAAGGGTGTACTAGGGAATGGTAAATGTGGATATTTTGATCCAGCTAATGTCATGCCAATAATTGAACACAAGAATAGTCCTAGTGTGTCTAAAAGTATCAGTAGAAAAG ACTCTAAAAGAGAAAACCAGGAATCAAACACACCTAAAATTAAACTCAGTCGAAAAG ActctaaaaaggaaaaagaattgGACACACCTAAAGTCAAACTTTCAAGAAAAG actcgaaaaaagaaaaagctGACTCAGACCAACCTATGGTCAAACTTGTAAGGAAAg AATCAGACAAGAAAGAAAAATCACCCAAAAAGGGTGGTAAGAAAG AATCAAACAGGAAGTCATTAAGGCGGTTCAACGCTGAGATGATCAGTGGTCCACAGAATGATCTTCGCCACACAGGGCATATTGGTTACGATGGTGCTATTTTCGGTGATGTTGGTTTCATTGGTGATAATTACGACAAACTGCCGGTCAAAGTTGCTAGTACAG GGAAAGAGGGTGAAAGTAGGATATCAACTGTGAGTCTTAATCGAGATGAGAATGGACATAATATGAATGGATCTCTGGGTACAAATGGTCACTCCTGGATAAGTCAGGAATCTATAGATAGTCAATTTGTAACAAGGACAGACGAGGTTGACAGTGGAGATTTCCAGTATCAAGATATAGACGATGATTCTATATTTGCTGACTTCAAAATGCCTGACATTTCG AGTTCTTTTGATTTCGGACCATCATTTATGGATGAAGTATTGAAAGCAATAAACGACAAAGAGGCAAAGTTGGCAAACTCATCATCCAATGATTCATCAGCAACCACAACACCTCAACATGAATCACCTCCTAAACTGATGACCAATGGGAGAGGATCAAAATCACCACCACCACCACTTCCTGTTCAGCCACCTAGACTA GAACCCAGAAATAAGGAGCCCCCCAAACCAGAACCACGAAAACAAGCTAAGGTCAAACCAATGTCAGCATCAGATGAAAAAATGATAGATGACGCTATTGCCATGGCAAATGAATTAAGTTCTCGTTCTCATATGTCATCATCACAAGAACCTTCATCACCAGATAAATATCAGTCAGATTCAGAAAGTGATTCAGGGTCACCACAGAATGGATCAAGATTCAAATTCTCATTTAAACGTAGTCCTAAACTTGATCGTCAAAGGACTTTCTCTGAagagataaaaaataaatcagatCAAGTAGAAAGTGTTCCTCCTGGAGCAATGGAGGCTTATAACCAGTTAGTTATGAGAGGTTCTGTGAAGGAAAAATCTGGTACTTCATACTCCTCTGAAGAAAGGGAAGTTACTCCACCTAAAAGAGAGGTTACCCCTGTCAAAAGGGAGTTAACTCCAGTAAGAAGAGATATAACTCCTGCAAAAAGAGAAATAATTCCTGCAAAAAGAGAAATTACTCCTGCAAAAAGAGAAATTACTCCTGCAAAAAGAGAAATTACTCCTgcaaaaagggaaataactccaattgaaagaGAGGTTACACCAGAAAGAAGGGATGCTACTCCTGTGCATCAAGATAGTTCATATGGAGTGCCTCTTGCAATGATAGATGACTTTGATTTAGAAACAcctgaaatgaattttaatcaatttacaGAGATGAGTTATCATCAGAAACCAGTTCCAAAACCACGGCCTGACAGCAAACGATCTGATATACCAATTCCTGCTCCAAAACCTAGACCAGAAATTATACAGAGAGTTGAGCCTGTGCCTCGTCCACAAAAACCACCACCAGAAATTCCTCAGGAATATGATCTTAAAGTGAAACTACCGGAAGATGAATATAGACCTAAAATATTAGACACTTCTAGTGAACAAACATCAGAGTGTGACTCTGAAGACATTAAAAACAATGTAGAAGTGTTAAGGATTGATGAACCTGATTCAGACAATGTTCATACTGATTCTGGTACTGAGTCAGTCAATAGTGCTACAGAAGTGAATCGTCAAGATGATTCACGTCGGGATTCTTATAATAAATCTTCTAGTCTTTTTGTAGGGGAGGACTTTTCTGAACCATCCCCTCGTGAAATCATGAACAAACTTGCAAGAGAGAGTAGAATACGACGCTCCCTTGATCATCAAAGAGGAGTAATCAGCGGTAGTGAGGAAGGACCTTCTCGTAATATTCGTGAACCACAAGGTATTCCTGGTAAAGGAGCTATGTCCTCATCCACTGGTGGGGATGAAGACGTGGAAACAAACCCTTTAAGAATGTTAAGAGGTGGTGCTATCCCCATACGTGGAGGTCGTGTTGGTCAAG